The Neurospora crassa OR74A linkage group I, whole genome shotgun sequence genome segment TTGTCATGATAACACTATTCAAGTATTTCTTGGGAACTTACTCGTAGTAGGAGTCCGTTACGTggacctcaacctcatcccGAGCCTTGACTTCTCCCAAGGCCGCGGCCCAAAGTTCCTCAAACTCCTCGGCTGCCATCCGCTTGCTCCGCTTCTTGCTCAGAGACTCCTTAAGCTCTTGCTCGTCGATCGCAGGGCTCTCCAAAGGCTTACCCTCGGGCTCCAAAGGCTCGCCACACTCGTACTTGGCTCTACGATCTCGCAGCTCCTCAACGGCCTTGTTGGCAACCGCTTGAACCTTGCGTGCCTTCTCGCCGTCGGGCTCGCAAGTAGGCGGCAAAGGAATAAGACCTCCGAGAGCGAGCGGGTGAGGCTTGAGAACAAAGCCAGGCTCGCAGCGGGCAATGAAAGCTTCGTAGCAGTAGGCATGCGGAGGGCACGGTTCGCAGTCGGGTTCGAGGAACGGTCCGGCCCATTCAGGGACCTCAAAATCGTGGAGGCCAATCTTGTCGGTTACTTCTGTCGCCCAGTCAGGCAATTTGATACTTCGTCCGACAAGCTGGCGCGATTCGCGTCCAAGACCACAGTACCCGACCGCGATCTTCTCTTGTCGGTACCAGCCCGCGTAAGCGACTAAGAGAGTGGTGAGGAGGACCCACAATGGAGTGGTCAAAGGACTTCTTTCCCTACGGCTAACTTGCTTGTTTCTTTGCACAGCCAGAGCAGGATTGTCTATCTCCTCTTGCATTAAAGCCAACTGCTCGTCTGGAGTGAACTCTTCTCCCGTTTCGACATATGATGAGTCCACGATATACGAGGAGTCCGCAAAATTGGACATCATGGACATTTCAGAGTATTCGGGTGACCTCGGGGTCTTGGGCATCGAGTGCTTTCCAAAAGGCAGTTGGTATGTCCTGACCGTAGACGTCGAGCTGGGCTCGTAACTCCTGATCGATGATGTCGTGTCGGGCGTCTCTAGCTCCTCGTATTGCGGGCCATCTGTTCGTCTTCGCGAAGCGACAGTAGAAGGGGTTCTGGTGTAAGTAGAATCCAACGCGCTCGTTTTGCGACGATGGCTCGGAGTCTTCATGGTCGAAGGAGGTGCCGCAGGACTTCCGGCCTGGAAGGGGTTGTCATTCGTGAATACGCTCGCAGTCGCGGGGGTTCGCTTGAAGAAATCGTCGTCGGATTCGTGCTTAACAGCCGGCGTCGTATGCAAGTTCCTACCGAGCGTAGATGGCGTTTCTTGATAGGACGTTTCTTGAAAAGACGTCTCTGCCTCGTGGCCCGTATCATCTGTGTCGGAAACACTCGGCGCATGAGATACATGTGATGCTGCAGAGCGGGATACCCTTTGGCTTGTGGTCCCACGAGCAGCTGCCGGCGTCACAGGCGCGTGGCTTTCCTggacatcctcctccagttTGACCCTCGATACCTTGCGGGGCGATCGCGAGCGACGGGTGCTTCGAGAAGGAGGCGGCAGCTCCTGGTGGAAGTCGGTGCTCGCCGAGCTCTGCGTGTCAGCATCGACAATACCTTTGCTGGACCTCTTAGCAGTGCGGCTCGCTAGATACTTCTTGGACAGAGGCACCACATGCTCGTTGAACAAGTCGACGAGCTGGCTCTTCTTTGCTGTGCTGGGATATGGCACCTGGTGGGTGACGAGGATCGAGCGCAGGCGCGGGACGGTCAGCGACCGAGGGTCGAAGCCCGGCTGGAGATAATCAACGTTCTCGACGTCCGACATGGCGACGAAATTGGAATCGATCAAACAGCTTCGAGAGGGTGACGGAACGTGTGCGGGCAATTCTTGTAACTCCCGGGTTTGGTAGGCGACGAAATATTGCTGAAGACGAAGGTCTACCGAACGCTGATCGGAACTGGAAGCTTATCGAGCGTGTCGTCGAATCGTCGCGCTTTTGTTCGACAGCACGGGCAAGCAAATTATTTGCTTGCCGTTGGTGGTTTGGCCTTACAATGAATGCGATGACCAGAGCAAATAGCTTCCTGTCATTCGTTGATAAGTTTTAGTACAAGTGGAGGAGCTGACAATAATAGATATCGATGAAGGAAAAGCGAAGAATGTTGGTTTATCGCCAAGTTGGTCAGACAGACACACACGCAGGCAGGGCAGCTGTTGGAAAACAAAAAGTGTAGTGACGGAAGTGGAGTTTCTGGTTGTCGGTGGCAACCACAGACGCTAGCAAAACACGACCCTGCCTGTGATCACCCGAAGTCCCTTGGAGAACTTGTTTGGGGCGTTCATTCAGTCGGGCACCGCCACATGTGGCGCAGCTTCGCTTACACCGTCTTGCAAGTCCTCTTTTGCCAGTGTGTTTTACTGGTACATGTCATGTTGCACAATCACATCACTTCATGACAAAATGCACGTCACAGCTCACAAATAACAAGAAGACTGGGACCTAGTTCACGAATGTGCACACATCGTGGCTTTCTTCATTGCTGACGTTGGCCCATTGTCAGTTATCACATTAGGCATATAAGAAATAAGTTGATGGCGATGTCAATGACATAGATCGCAAGCGACCATCTCAATATGGGAACCTGCTGACATTGCCACGTTTTATATATCAATAACCCCCGCTATACTATCGGTCCTACATCCCGATTCTCCTCGTGAACCGCCCGAAACCCCGAAACCCGATCTCTGTGACCCTACCGAGCGAATAATGAATGGTGTGACCATGTAGATGTACTCGTGAGGCCATGACACCAACGATACGGACGCCATTCATTCCTGGTCATCATCACTATCCATCACCACAGTTCGCTTCCTCGCTCGGGCATGGGACGCCGCACCACCAGAAGGTTTCTCTCGAGTTTGATCTCCGCCGCTGCCCCCTTTCGAGGTGTCGCCAACTTTAACATGTCCTGGGCTCCCTGTTCGCATCCCCGTACCTGTgccttccctctttctcttagCAGACAGAAATTCGATATCGGGTAAGTCGTCGTCTCCGTCCGTTGTGTCCTGGGTTGCAGGTAATTCTACCGGCACATAAAACGGCTTGGGCTTCTCTCGTCTCGCTGTTGATGGCAACGAGCCTTTAGCTGCCGACGCGGTTACCGGTACAAATTTGGGTCCAAacacatcgccatcatcttcatccgaCGCGAAGGAATCTGGTGCTTGCTGCTTGCGTCCCGTTTTCGAGGACAAGGAAGACGACCCTGCGTCAGGAGCTGTTGTCGGCGAGGTGGACCCTCGGGGACGATGCTGTAAACTCGAGGTGACTTCGCCATCGCTGACGATAAAGTCCTCGAGGTCGGCACCGTCATCAGAGCCATCGGTACCCATTTCCATGTCGCTGGTGCGGGTGCAGTCGTCACCGTAGTCCACGTTGGGGTCTCCTTGTTTAGGTTGAGATTTTTTTCCCCGCCCGCTGCCACGTCCACGACCCTTGCTGCGGAAGTTTCGGGGCCTACTTTGttcgtcatcgtcgacaTTGCCATCATATTCGTTGCCACCCTCTTCACAGTCGCTGATAAGTGCGGTATGTCGTGCTCGAGGCTTGTTGGTCTGTTTGGAGACCCCGGTAGATTTGGTTTTTGCTGTCGCTTGACGTTTCTTAGGTGCGGCATATTGCTCTGCTTCCTCTGCTTCCTGCCCACTCTCGAGGCGCGGCCTCTTCTTTTGCCCCTTTCGTGACGTTTCTCCTTCTGTTTCGTCCGCAAGGGGCGGCAATGGTATCAATTCCCAGGAGGACGTGTCTGTTTCACCGTATGGCTTAGTATACCTATTCGCAGGAGCTTGAGACTTTGCCAGGCTCCTAAACAGTTTCACACATCGCTTGGTATATTCCCCGTGTTTGACATGGATGGTTTTCTGGACCACTCGTCTGGATGTTGGATGGCGATACCAGTCTATATCCAACTCTTCAACCTTCGAGTGTCCGAGGGGTATCTTTGTATAGTTTCTGCGGAGCTCGTTTTCCTGCGACGTGCTCAGCAAAATGCTTTCGAGTTTGGGCCGTTCGGCAATAAAGTCAGTTTCCTTAGGCGCAGGTGGCCTAGCGGGTGGTTTGGCTGTCTTAGCTCCAGCTTGACCAAAGAAAGAAGCCTTGATGAACCCTGTTTCAACACCGTCAGGCATGTTGAACTTCTTCTTTGCCGGCTTTGTCCTCATTCTTGCGGCAGATCTTTTTGGTTCTGGGAGCTCTGGATTTTGGGAGTTCTCAAGTGGAATCTCCACAACCTTCTTTTCCACCTCAGGTCGTATGTCTCGTGGCACAATACGTGAAGAAAGGTCGTGACGAAAGGTAAAGCGGCTGCCCTCGCATATCATTCTCTGCATGGTCGCGTAGTTGTCCTTCGCCTCGTTGAATttgtcttcctctttccctttcatCAACAAAAGTACAATGTTACCCGCTCTCTTGCGGCCGGTACGACCCATACGCTGAAGCATTCGGATCGGTGACGCTGATGCATCGTAGCAGACAATGAGATCCACTTGGCCAATATCAAGACCCTCCTCGCCAATGGATGTTGCGACCAGAACGTTGTGAGCGCCGTTCTTGAACTTCTCGATCGTCTCAATTTGTTGTTTCTGTTTCATGCCCTCACTCCTCTTCGAGTCCGCTTGTCCAACGAAGACTGTGGCCTTGATAAGGGGTTGCTTGTTGAGAATGCGCACAATCTCTTCGGCACTGTCTCGGTATTCACTGAATACAATGGCTCTGGTATTGGAGCCCTCGCCAGCATCCATGAAGTGGTTGACCAGGGTCTCACAAAGATATTCCAGCTTGGGGTGTCCGAGGAACCCATCAATCTTCATCCAACCCTCAATCAtgtccatcatcttctgAAAGTTCTCATCCTCCAAGACTTGCCGCTTGAGCTTTgacccttttcctcctttctcctcctcggtggTGCGGAATTCGGCCAGATTATTGTAGAACGGTTTGATTCCATGGAAGTTGAGTAGTTTGATGGAATGCGCCAAACTCTGGAGAATCGCAAATGTGGCTATGACACTGAATTTGGTTCCTTGGTTTACGTGCCTACCCGGACCTGCCATCCAGTCATTCCTGGCTTTCATCAGGCCGTAGGTAGTCAGGCTCATGGGGTCCCTGCCGTAGTATATATTTTGTGAACTCAGCTTGGTCACAAGGGGCTTCAGGGCCTTGGAGAACAAGTCTCTGACTTCCATCATTTCGTCAGAGGGGTCGAATGTTATCGTGTTGATGTCTCTTGAGTGCACATATTGACGAATGTCGATTGACTCTTCGGTTCTGATCTCGACGTGAGAAATGCCCAGATTATCAATGACGTCCTGAACACCTTCGAGAGACGATCCTGGTGTAGCAGTCAGAGCAAGAATTCGAAAGCTCTTGGAGAAACGCCTTAAAAATTCGACCACCTTGACGTATGCATAGTCTCCAGTCGCACGATGCGCCTCGTCAATAACCAGCAGTACGATGGACTTGGGATCGGCATAGCCCTTGGAAAGGTCATTCATTAGTGTTTGGGGTGTCATGAAGAACAGGCGCTTTGTTGCCCATTCGTCCTCACGTAGAACAGGAGGAGTCTCTCCGGTTAGGAGAGTCGCCTGAGATCGCGGGATGCCCGCTATGCTGAGACATGCTTGAACTTGTTGTGAAGCAAGGGGTTTCGTAGGAGCAACAAAGACAGCCTTTGCGGTTTTTGTCCAGCGGATGTAGTTTAGCATGATTGTCGCAGCAATAAATGTCTTTCCCAAACCCGTGGGGAGGGCGACCAATGTGTTGTTGAAGAGGCCATTTTTGACAATGCTGAACTGGTAGTCTCGAATAGGTCCCAGATTCATCGGATAAACCCATGTTTTCATTTCTTCTATGTCAATCTCATGGTGAGTGGGCTGCTCTGGGGGCATATCGGCACGGAATGGTCGATTCGACACCGCTTGCGGGGCGGGTTGcgcatcctcctccagcgtGCCACCCCATAGTGTCGTCTGACGCAGATTCTTACGCTGGCTGGACTGAGCTAGGGACGGGCGAGACGTTGTCGCTGACGTGGTCGGCTTGCTTGCTGTTTTGGCACGCCCTGTAGCTGTAGCCTGACCCTGCGATACGGTTGGAGTAACGATTCGTCTTGCAGAATCGGATATTGGCCACGCTTGTGCTGGTGGTTTTGCCGACGAGGCAAGCtgcttgctgttgctggggtgatgtgatgtgatgttgCCGGTGGCCTGGGTGAAGGCCAACATCAAATCCTCATCAGGAATATCGTCAaagtcatcgtcatccatgACTTGAGAGTTGTGAGGTTgtagaaaagaaagaaccTTGACGATTCGAGATTCGATGCGCCGATGCTTGGGCAGTTAATACAACCGGACTTTGTTTtcttgccttttttttttaaacttCTTGTTCTGGTGATGAAACTTAAGGCTTGTCGGATGAAATTCTTGGAAGTGAAACAATTGACATTCATAACAGTCCGTTTGCATAGGTGAACCGACCCTATCGTCACACAAGCCCGGCCTGATATGAGACGCGTCGCTGTTTTAATGGACGGGCTATTCCCTTGACACGTTCCATCGCCATAGCACGTGAATTGGTGTGGGCAGTCTGGGTGCTGCCGCCTGGGGAGTTCGCAGCAGAACAGCGTCAGAGTGGGGCTGTTGCATCTTGGGTGGGGCAGGTTTGCGTCAAAATCCGATCGCTTGTCTCTGTGGTCCGCTGGAGCCTGGCGCACTGGTCGGAGCTTGGCTCATTGCCTTGAGTTCAAGTTGCATGCTCCTCCACTGCCGCCGCTAAGGTATTTCCTTTTTGGAGGTCCGGCAGGCTGAaccttctttcttccattCTCCAATCCGTCATCGAAACCTTCCTCATTTCTCGACCTTCTCGCGTCGTCAGTTGGCATCGGCAGCCCAACAAACTCTTCAGTACTGACCGGCTGATGACTCTTGCGCATCCTCGTACTCGCCCGTTGCTTCAGAGCTAGCAGCTTCCGTACGCATATTCAACCAACGATCACGAGCGAAGCGGCGGCCTTCTACTTCTACTTCCGTACCTTTGGATCTCCGCGTCGTCTTTGTCGCCCCACCTCCAAGCATCTTTTACATCTTTCTTTACCTCGACAAATCCCTTTAGAGAAGCGCACCTAGACTCTAAGCGAAGTGTCCTTTGACACCTATCTGGGCCACTCTCAAATACAGCGTCCCAAATCCACCCAGCGGTGATCAATCCCCGGTCGGCATCGGCCGCCTGTTTTTCTTGAGCAGGCCGCTCTCCCGCCTAACGGCGACACCAAAGGTAAGCCTCGACTCTGCATCTTAGTACCCTTCCCCAGTTCCCCCGACCACGACCGGAACTTTGACCATCGGGGCAGCGAAGAAGTCGGCGAACAAGGACAACTCGCAACTCCACGACTCACTGTCCTTTCATCAACAACTCggcgagaaaaaaaaatcaccCGCAACTCACACCGAACGTTTTCTCTTCAGAATTCAACGAACAACCATGGCACCTCCTACTGGTCCTCGCGCCGGAACTGGAAGGGCTCCTCCTCGTGGACCCCGAGCAacaggcggcggtggcggaaTCCAGAAGCGTCGCGCAAACCCGAGGACGGACCGAGATGGAGATGTGTCAATGGATGCTCCGGCTGGTGGCTCTGGTAGGGGTGGGTTGGCTTCCGGTGGTCGAGGACGTGGCTCCAAAGATGCTcgaggtggaagaggtgcGGTGAACTCCCGGACAGCATCCCGGGTCGTGCAGAACCTACAGAACTACGTCAGCGGAGGTCCCGTCGGCAAAACACAGTCCAATATGGCCACACTGAAGATTCACGGTATGAGCAATAGCAAAGCTACCGGCAATCGCGATGGAGGGCTTCGGTCACTTCTCACCTTTCTGGAACGAAAGGCTTCCAAAGACAAAGCAGTTACAATCGGCAAGGTATACTTTCCCATCCACCGACATCCCCAAGCGCGCAATATTCTGCAACTGCGATAACCGACACCTTCTAACCCATCGATAGAGTATAATGGACGGCGATTATGTGTGGATCACGGTCAGAAAAGATGACGCCCCGGAGATCTTGAGGCTCAATGGCTTCACCTATGCCGGTGCACCCCTGACGATTACGGAAACCACCGAGAGGATGCCTCGCCCCGAAGACAAGATTTCCaaggctgctgaggagaCCAAACAAAAATTGACAGCAGTGCTAGCTGCGCGCTACAATCCAGAGTTGAAGCTGCTTGACTTATCTTCTCTTGGAACCGATCCCATCCTCAGCAGCATGGGCACGTTTGATTCCAAGGATCGGGCCGAAAAGGCCTTCAAGGTCTTGGTAGTTATTGCTAGTCAGCAGTACAAGACCGCTGCCGAAAAGCGTGAAGGGATACAGGCCATTTCCCTTGCTAGCAACGGCCTTAACGACGTCATGCAGGTTTTCACGCTTGCTACGTCACTTCCAGATATCAAGAGACTTGACctgagcagcaacaacctcgaCAGTCTGTCCAAGATCTCCAAGTGGCAGCACCGCTTTCAGTACCTCGAAGAGCTTCATCTCACAGGcaaccccatcaccacccagcCCGACTTCGTGGCAGAACTCATCAAATGGTTCCCATCGCTACAGAACATCAACGGACAAATTGTTCGCAGCCCACAAGAGGTTACTGAGGCCCTCAAGGGCATGCACCCCACGCCACTACCGCAGTTCCCCTCCAACCTACGGGACGGGGAGGCCAATGTGGCGAGCATCTTTGTCCAAGTTTTCTTCCCCATGTTCGACAGCGACAGAGCTCGCCTCGCCGCTGAGTtctacgacgacgactcgTGGTTTTCGATTCAAGCCATTGCCAATTCTGGTCGTAATCTTCCTTGGAAAACTTACCTCAAATACTCCCGCAACGTTCACAAATTGGGAGAGAAGAATCCAGCAACGGTACAACGTCTCTTCACCGGAGGAAATCTCATTGCGGACATGTGGAAGGCTCTCCCCAGTACTCGCCATCCAAGCATGGAGAACCCTGGTGCCTGGCTCATCGACTGCCACACCTTCCCCAACCTCGCGGACCCCACCGGCCACGGCTTCGCTACGGGATTGCTCATCACCGTCAATGGCCAGTTTGAAGAGTCCGATACTACAGAAAACCTCTACGGAAAGCGCACCTTCACGCGCACGTTCATTCTTGGACCCAGCAAGCCGAGCAACCCGCCGCCGGTGCACCCATACCGGGTTATTAGCGATCAACTCACCCTTCATGACTGGACACCCGCGGAGACACCTGCTGGTCAGGCCCCTGTCGCCAACCAGGTCCCGCAGGTTCCGGTTACCAACGCTGTGCCTCCAGCAGAACCTGTCATGTTGGATGATGCCACGAAGAACCAGCTGATTCAGGAGGTGATGAAGCGGACTGGCATGACAGCAGAATACTCAGAGTTGTGTCTCAGTGGCACTGCCAACTGGAACTTTGAGCTGGCACTCAAGTCATTCGAGGAGCAGAGGGCGAACTTGCCGCCCACGGCCTTTATCAACGCTGTCTAGGGGACAGCGCAGGTCACCAGCGTCAGCATGGTTTGTTAGTTCATGGTGGATCAGCGCTAGTTGGGTAAATACCCTCTGCCTGGATGAGTTGGAgacaaaggaaaaggaagacaaAAACTACTGAAAGCCAAGGAACGAAGACtgggaaagaggaaagggtTTAAGGGTCAAGGATGAACTTTGTACAATACTTGCATTGCCATACTATCTCAAGGGAGCAACGGAATGGGTCGGTTAGCGGAATTCTTATAAGGCGGTCACTCGACTTGATATTGCGGAAACTTAGCGTGCGTTAACAATTGAGATACCTGGAGCTCTTTTGGGCTTTGACCAAAGAGTCTCCCACATTCACGGTTTTTTTTcatctaattataatctcttttattaatattttctcCTATTTGGGTGAGGACGCTTACGGAAGATGCTCGAGCGTAATTGGTACACAACGTTCATGCTGGTCAGGCCCAGTAGCTTAACCACCGTGAAATTGGTAACCACGGTTGTGATAAAGTACGAGATCACACAGCTAATAAGATCTCGAAGCCGCGCGCCATTCTTGGCGATTGGGGTTTGGTGGTGAGCATCTGATTGTTGGTTTCCCCATCATGCGACGTTTCTTGAATCGCTGCTCCACTGCGGCCACTGCCACCCCGGCAGTGGATCGGTACCTGCATCTGTCGATCTTTCATAGGGCGGCTTTGGGAGAAAAATGCTGAGTGGTCCTGGTACGATGAgcagtcatcatcacctgTTTGGCCTCGTCCAATGGGCGCCGGCAAGAGTTTTATCGGATGAGGGGTAGTATGGGCGCTTACTTGTATTGATCTTGGTTGTTACGACTTACGATGGGGAAACAATCATGTTCGACACTTGAACCTGAGTGAGAGCCAGGAATAAATTTTCCGTTGAGGATTGGCTTTTTCTACGCTTTTCGCTTTTCGGCGATCGGTTAGGTGATCGGTTATCTATCATCAGTGGGAGTGATCGACATTTCATATGCTGGCTAAAGGTATGTGATCGATTAGATGAAAGACGACCAAGCGGATGtgaatacttatataatcgCGGGAGTTGCGACTTGTCATCCTTCAATTGAAGCCTTGTGTTGAGTAAGTGTGAGGTAAGGTAGTTTTCTCCAGCCAGAACCCATCACTGCATTCCAATGGTCGGCGAAAGTTGAGTTTCTATTGATCCTTTCCGTACGCCAGGACGCCATTCCTCGTCTCGCATTGCATTCTCGCCCACAACATGCGGCACATATAAAAACGTGTGTGACAAGTGTGCGTGTGCGTGACTGCGAGAGACGTGACCAAGTAGATACATGTGGGGATTTTGTACCTCAGTCTTGCTTGTTGTAGTGTAGGTTTGCTGCTGGGTAGGTGGATGAGAACAATCTCAGAGACTTCCTTTATCCTAATTCAAATAGCGATAGTTAGAAAGTATACGGACAAGAGAAGGCATCGGCCAAGATGCAGTTGGGCAGCGTAGAAACAGAAGCGCCTTAGCACTTGGCCACCATTCTCAGATTCCACAAAAACAGAGAGAAAACATGGAGTTGTTTACTTATCACATTCCCCTGGCAACTCAGAAATTTGCGCGCAAGAAGCCTGTGGGAAGATGGCATATTACCGCGCTAACTGAGGAATTTGAGATGGCGCCCATCCATTCCCACTCCGTGTTGCCCCATGTGATGAATGCAAATAACTTGAATTTTGTTATCGCACTTTTCGATGGAAGATTGGCTAGAAGCACACGACTTGGCTATGATCTTACAACGTCGcacaagtacctctagtcacTATGTCTAGtcaggtacactacataccaGGAAGAAGGGCAGACACATCACCCACCGCTACCTACACACTGTGCCGTCAAAATGCACAACACCTGCATGTGGAGAGTTTCTACGCTGGGAAGGTCGATATGTACCTCATTATAGCACTGACTACGATAGATTATGATTGCTGACGCAAACGTCATCTTCCGGATATCAAGAATATCTGACATTGTGTGTAAGGTTCCTTGACTCCCTGCGGGTTTGCTTGGCTCAGTCTTGGTTGATTGCTTTGCCGGCCTGCTGCCGAATGGTTCATTAAGGGGGGGAGCCACTCTTGGTCTGTGCAAGATGACATGATGGGATGAACCGGtcattggtggtggtgttcgtGTTCCATCTCCGAACTGCTCGAAGCACACGCAATGCCGCCAATGCAACAAATGAGAAGAGAAATgatgaagaaaagagaagcgACAGacgaaagagaagggacCCCACACTTAACTCCACCGAGGGTATTCCCCGTTCTCCACCTACCTGTCCTGCCAAGCGGGGGATGGTTGGAAGGTGGAGCATTCAGGTGGTGTTTCAAGTTCTAGCGAGGGGAGTCGCGGACAAGGGCACGAGGCAAGACGAAggatgaaagaaaaaagcgaGAGGAGCAACTGAAGGCTTGTCTACAGGGGCAGAAACCATGAAGCTCAGTTCGCATGACAAGTTCGTCGGAGTGATTGCTCGTTCTTTGCATCAGCTCCGGCTTTTCTTCAGTTCGTTGTTATTCTGGGCATGGGTATGGGCATCCAACCTCGCATCAACATGCATCATGCAGGTGGTTCCTGTCGTATTGGCTCGCTCGCCCAATTCTGGAAGTGGATGGATGCTACTGCATAGTAAATCACGGCAACAACATGGTCAACGTACAGATTTGGCGATCGGACCTCGGATCTGGTTGACAGGCAGCCTACCTATCGACGTGAATATCGGCAGAGTGTCTTGTTGATTTTCTTGCTGATTGTTTGTCATTGGCCCTGATGACGACCAGAGGCTCTACCGGATTGCCCGTTACTTATCAGTCATGCTTGATGGAGGCCGTCCACTGACCAGGGTCCTAACTCGTCTCCACCTGCCAGAGAATGTCTCAGACCCAGCCGAATCCCGATCTAGCATCTGCGGAGAACATTCACAAACCCATCCCGATTCCAACGACAGATACTCTAGCTCGTCTCAGCATTACCGCATTAGTCGCCTTCCCATCACGCGCCACTGCACACCATGCCTCTGGGCGAACACGCGAGCTCGCCAGGGACAGGAAGGCTGGAAATGCCCCAAGCGCAGCCGAGGTAGCAGCTGCGAAGTCCGTGTTGGTAATCTTGTTGTGCTGCTCAGACTTCAGCGTTGCACTGCCAATTTTTCTGTTTGCGCCTGAGCCCCCTTTTCATCCCCTCAGAGTCGCCAACTAGGTGTTTCTGCCATGTCCCGACCAAGACCGGCTACTTCCCCCTTGGCCCTGGCGTCTATGCGATCCTAGGTATCCCACGCGAAACGATACATGCAACGGATCAAGCGTCTCCTGCCAGTGCCTGTGCCGTCCCCTGCTCCGGCCCCTGTCCGGCCCATTGGCGCCTCTGATTCGCCGACGACTGCCTCGCGGCACCATCCAGTGCCATCTCCCCTCCCTGCCAGAGTGCCAGATCCCATGCTTCGAGTGGGCGACTACGTCGTCCGCACAATCTCCCGTGTCCTCGTCCTGGTCCAGTCGTTCCAGTGTCT includes the following:
- a CDS encoding ATP-dependent DNA helicase mph-1 gives rise to the protein MDDDDFDDIPDEDLMLAFTQATGNITSHHPSNSKQLASSAKPPAQAWPISDSARRIVTPTVSQGQATATGRAKTASKPTTSATTSRPSLAQSSQRKNLRQTTLWGGTLEEDAQPAPQAVSNRPFRADMPPEQPTHHEIDIEEMKTWVYPMNLGPIRDYQFSIVKNGLFNNTLVALPTGLGKTFIAATIMLNYIRWTKTAKAVFVAPTKPLASQQVQACLSIAGIPRSQATLLTGETPPVLREDEWATKRLFFMTPQTLMNDLSKGYADPKSIVLLVIDEAHRATGDYAYVKVVEFLRRFSKSFRILALTATPGSSLEGVQDVIDNLGISHVEIRTEESIDIRQYVHSRDINTITFDPSDEMMEVRDLFSKALKPLVTKLSSQNIYYGRDPMSLTTYGLMKARNDWMAGPGRHVNQGTKFSVIATFAILQSLAHSIKLLNFHGIKPFYNNLAEFRTTEEEKGGKGSKLKRQVLEDENFQKMMDMIEGWMKIDGFLGHPKLEYLCETLVNHFMDAGEGSNTRAIVFSEYRDSAEEIVRILNKQPLIKATVFVGQADSKRSEGMKQKQQIETIEKFKNGAHNVLVATSIGEEGLDIGQVDLIVCYDASASPIRMLQRMGRTGRKRAGNIVLLLMKGKEEDKFNEAKDNYATMQRMICEGSRFTFRHDLSSRIVPRDIRPEVEKKVVEIPLENSQNPELPEPKRSAARMRTKPAKKKFNMPDGVETGFIKASFFGQAGAKTAKPPARPPAPKETDFIAERPKLESILLSTSQENELRRNYTKIPLGHSKVEELDIDWYRHPTSRRVVQKTIHVKHGEYTKRCVKLFRSLAKSQAPANRYTKPYGETDTSSWELIPLPPLADETEGETSRKGQKKRPRLESGQEAEEAEQYAAPKKRQATAKTKSTGVSKQTNKPRARHTALISDCEEGGNEYDGNVDDDEQSRPRNFRSKGRGRGSGRGKKSQPKQGDPNVDYGDDCTRTSDMEMGTDGSDDGADLEDFIVSDGEVTSSLQHRPRGSTSPTTAPDAGSSSLSSKTGRKQQAPDSFASDEDDGDVFGPKFVPVTASAAKGSLPSTARREKPKPFYVPVELPATQDTTDGDDDLPDIEFLSAKRKREGTGTGMRTGSPGHVKVGDTSKGGSGGDQTREKPSGGAASHARARKRTVVMDSDDDQE